A DNA window from Hevea brasiliensis isolate MT/VB/25A 57/8 chromosome 2, ASM3005281v1, whole genome shotgun sequence contains the following coding sequences:
- the LOC110633750 gene encoding probable inactive purple acid phosphatase 1 isoform X2, with amino-acid sequence MVGLRLIFSAILLLLAFQEATSHGDNPLSRIAIHKSTFALTDLASIKASPSVLGLTNSGWVTLEYSNPIPSVDDWIGVFSPANFSASTCPSENPRVYPPLLCSAPIKYQYANYSSPKYKDSGNGSLKLQLINQRSDFSFALFAGGFLNPKLVAVSNTVAFSNPNAPVYPRLAQGRTWNEMAITWTSGYGINEAEPFIEWAPEGGDPIHSPAGTLTFDQRSMCGAPARTVGWRDPGYIHTSFLKDLWPNKVYSYKLGHKLFNGTCIWSQQYQFRASPYPGQNSVQRVVIFGDMGKGEVDGSSEYNDFQPGSLNTTKQLIRELNNIDIVFHIGDICYANGYLSQWDQFTAQIEPIASTVPYMIASGNHERDWPGTGSFYGNMDSGGECGVLAETMFYVPAENRAKFWYSTDYGMFRFCVADTEHDWREGTEQYKFIENCLASVDRQKQPWLIFLTHRVLGYSSCITYAIEGSFEEPMGRESLQKLWQKYKVDIAMYGHVHNYERTCPIYQNICTSKEKHYYKGTLNGTIHVVVGGAGASLSPYTTLQTSWSLYKDYDHGFVKLTAFDHSNLLFEYKKSRDGKVYDSFRISRDYRDILACTVDSCPSMTLAS; translated from the exons ATGGTGGGATTAAGGTTGATCTTCTCTGCAATTCTACTACTGCTAGCTTTTCAAGAGGCAACTTCACATGGAGATAATCCTCTCTCCAGAATTGCTATACATAAGTCAACTTTTGCTCTTACTGATCTTGCTTCTATTAAAGCCTCTCCTTCAGTTCTTGGACTGACG AATTCAGGATGGGTGACGCTGGAATACAGTAATCCAATCCCTTCAGTTGATGATTGGATTGGAGTATTTTCTCCTGCCAATTTCAG TGCTTCTACCTGTCCCTCAGAAAATCCAAGAGTTTATCCTCCGCTGTTGTGTTCTGCACCTATTAAG TATCAGTATGCCAATTACTCTAGTCCTAAGTATAAAGATTCGGGAAATGGGTCACTGAAGCTGCAACTGATCAACCAGAGATCAGACTTCTCTTTTGCGCTATTTGCTGGTGGATTTTTAAAT CCAAAGTTGGTGGCAGTGTCAAATACAGTTGCCTTCTCAAATCCAAATGCACCTGTTTATCCGCGCTTAGCACAAGGAAGAACATGGAATGAA ATGGCTATAACATGGACAAGTGGATATGGGATCAATGAAGCAGAACCTTTTATTGAATGGGCTCCTGAAGGAGGTGATCCTATTCATTCCCCAGCCGGAACATTGACTTTTGATCAACGCAGCATGTGTG GTGCACCAGCAAGGACAGTGGGATGGCGTGATCCTGGATATATACATACTAGCTTTTTGAAGGATTTGTGGCCCAACAAAGT GTATTCCTACAAGCTGGGACATAAATTGTTCAATGGTACTTGTATATGGAGTCAACAATACCAGTTTAGAGCATCTCCATATCCTGGACAAAATTCTGTGCAACGTGTAGTCATTTTTGGTGATATGGGAAAG GGTGAAGTTGATGGGTCTAGTGAATATAATGATTTTCAGCCTGGCTCTCTTAACACCACCAAGCAGCTCATTCGAGAATTGAATAACATTGATATAGTATTCCACATTGGAGATATATGTTACGCAAATGGATACTTATCACAGTGGGACCAATTTACTGCACAAATTGAGCCAATTGCATCAACTGTCCCTTACATGATTGCCAG TGGTAACCATGAGCGTGACTGGCCAGGGACAGGATCCTTCTATGGGAACATGGATTCTGGGGGAGAATGTGGTGTTTTGGCTGAGACTATGTTCTATGTACCTGCAGAGAACCGGGCCAAGTTCTG GTACTCTACTGACTATGGCATGTTCCGGTTCTGTGTGGCTGATACAGAACATGATTGGAGAGAAGGAACAGAACAGTACAAATTTATTGAGAATTGCCTGGCTTCAGTGGATAGGCAAAAGCAACCCTGGCTGATCTTTCTCACACATCGGGTATTGGGTTATTCTTCTTGTATAACTTATGCTATAGAAGGATCATTTGAGGAACCAATGGGAAGAGAGAGCCTTCAAAAACTCTGGCAGAAGTACAAGGTTGATATTGCCATGTATGGTCATGTACACAACTATGAAAGAACCTGCCCCATATATCAG AATATATGCACCAGTAAAGAGAAGCACTACTATAAAGGCACCCTGAATGGGACAATACATGTAGTtgttggtggtgcaggagcgagCCTTTCACCATATACTACACTCCAAACATCATGGAGTTTGTATAAAGACTATGATCATGGATTTGTAAAGCTTACAGCATTTGATCATTCGAACCTGTTGTTTGAGTACAAGAAGAGCAGAGATGGAAAGGTGTACGACTCTTTCCGGATATCCCGAGATTATAGGGATATCTTGGCCTGCACTGTGGACAGTTGCCCAAGTATGACACTAGCATCTTGA
- the LOC110633750 gene encoding probable inactive purple acid phosphatase 1 isoform X1 — MVGLRLIFSAILLLLAFQEATSHGDNPLSRIAIHKSTFALTDLASIKASPSVLGLTEQNSGWVTLEYSNPIPSVDDWIGVFSPANFSASTCPSENPRVYPPLLCSAPIKYQYANYSSPKYKDSGNGSLKLQLINQRSDFSFALFAGGFLNPKLVAVSNTVAFSNPNAPVYPRLAQGRTWNEMAITWTSGYGINEAEPFIEWAPEGGDPIHSPAGTLTFDQRSMCGAPARTVGWRDPGYIHTSFLKDLWPNKVYSYKLGHKLFNGTCIWSQQYQFRASPYPGQNSVQRVVIFGDMGKGEVDGSSEYNDFQPGSLNTTKQLIRELNNIDIVFHIGDICYANGYLSQWDQFTAQIEPIASTVPYMIASGNHERDWPGTGSFYGNMDSGGECGVLAETMFYVPAENRAKFWYSTDYGMFRFCVADTEHDWREGTEQYKFIENCLASVDRQKQPWLIFLTHRVLGYSSCITYAIEGSFEEPMGRESLQKLWQKYKVDIAMYGHVHNYERTCPIYQNICTSKEKHYYKGTLNGTIHVVVGGAGASLSPYTTLQTSWSLYKDYDHGFVKLTAFDHSNLLFEYKKSRDGKVYDSFRISRDYRDILACTVDSCPSMTLAS, encoded by the exons ATGGTGGGATTAAGGTTGATCTTCTCTGCAATTCTACTACTGCTAGCTTTTCAAGAGGCAACTTCACATGGAGATAATCCTCTCTCCAGAATTGCTATACATAAGTCAACTTTTGCTCTTACTGATCTTGCTTCTATTAAAGCCTCTCCTTCAGTTCTTGGACTGACG GAACAGAATTCAGGATGGGTGACGCTGGAATACAGTAATCCAATCCCTTCAGTTGATGATTGGATTGGAGTATTTTCTCCTGCCAATTTCAG TGCTTCTACCTGTCCCTCAGAAAATCCAAGAGTTTATCCTCCGCTGTTGTGTTCTGCACCTATTAAG TATCAGTATGCCAATTACTCTAGTCCTAAGTATAAAGATTCGGGAAATGGGTCACTGAAGCTGCAACTGATCAACCAGAGATCAGACTTCTCTTTTGCGCTATTTGCTGGTGGATTTTTAAAT CCAAAGTTGGTGGCAGTGTCAAATACAGTTGCCTTCTCAAATCCAAATGCACCTGTTTATCCGCGCTTAGCACAAGGAAGAACATGGAATGAA ATGGCTATAACATGGACAAGTGGATATGGGATCAATGAAGCAGAACCTTTTATTGAATGGGCTCCTGAAGGAGGTGATCCTATTCATTCCCCAGCCGGAACATTGACTTTTGATCAACGCAGCATGTGTG GTGCACCAGCAAGGACAGTGGGATGGCGTGATCCTGGATATATACATACTAGCTTTTTGAAGGATTTGTGGCCCAACAAAGT GTATTCCTACAAGCTGGGACATAAATTGTTCAATGGTACTTGTATATGGAGTCAACAATACCAGTTTAGAGCATCTCCATATCCTGGACAAAATTCTGTGCAACGTGTAGTCATTTTTGGTGATATGGGAAAG GGTGAAGTTGATGGGTCTAGTGAATATAATGATTTTCAGCCTGGCTCTCTTAACACCACCAAGCAGCTCATTCGAGAATTGAATAACATTGATATAGTATTCCACATTGGAGATATATGTTACGCAAATGGATACTTATCACAGTGGGACCAATTTACTGCACAAATTGAGCCAATTGCATCAACTGTCCCTTACATGATTGCCAG TGGTAACCATGAGCGTGACTGGCCAGGGACAGGATCCTTCTATGGGAACATGGATTCTGGGGGAGAATGTGGTGTTTTGGCTGAGACTATGTTCTATGTACCTGCAGAGAACCGGGCCAAGTTCTG GTACTCTACTGACTATGGCATGTTCCGGTTCTGTGTGGCTGATACAGAACATGATTGGAGAGAAGGAACAGAACAGTACAAATTTATTGAGAATTGCCTGGCTTCAGTGGATAGGCAAAAGCAACCCTGGCTGATCTTTCTCACACATCGGGTATTGGGTTATTCTTCTTGTATAACTTATGCTATAGAAGGATCATTTGAGGAACCAATGGGAAGAGAGAGCCTTCAAAAACTCTGGCAGAAGTACAAGGTTGATATTGCCATGTATGGTCATGTACACAACTATGAAAGAACCTGCCCCATATATCAG AATATATGCACCAGTAAAGAGAAGCACTACTATAAAGGCACCCTGAATGGGACAATACATGTAGTtgttggtggtgcaggagcgagCCTTTCACCATATACTACACTCCAAACATCATGGAGTTTGTATAAAGACTATGATCATGGATTTGTAAAGCTTACAGCATTTGATCATTCGAACCTGTTGTTTGAGTACAAGAAGAGCAGAGATGGAAAGGTGTACGACTCTTTCCGGATATCCCGAGATTATAGGGATATCTTGGCCTGCACTGTGGACAGTTGCCCAAGTATGACACTAGCATCTTGA